From Qipengyuania soli:
CTGCGTCAGGAGTCGGGCGACGAGCATGAGCAGGCTGGCAACCGCCAACCCGAACAGCAAGGTTATCATGGACATCGAAGACAGTGTTTCGTCCCGGGCCGACTGCACCGATATGAGCATTTTCCGGTTTGCGAGGATGACTTCTCGTTCGACCGTCGTGCCGGTCTCCCGCCATCCGGGAAGCTCCGCGATAAGCTCACGCTTACCGTCCCCGATATCGTACATCCGGGCTCCCACTCCATCGTAGCTCACCAGATCCGCCGCCGATTCCAGGAATTGGCGTGCGTTGAAGGGACTGTAGACAAATCCCTTCAGGTCGCGCCCCTGCTCGGCAGGGGTGAAAACCGGCATGTAGATCAGGAATCCAGCATCCGACCCCTTACCTTCCTGGACTAGCACGATCGGGCCGCTGGCCGTGGGCCGGCCGGTCTCGACTGCCTCGTCCATCGCCGCCCGTCTTACCTGCTCGGAATACATGTCGAAGCCCAATGCCCGCCGGTTTCTGAGCGTATCCGGTTGCAGATACAGAATCGGGACCATAACGGCACGCGGCTGCGCATCGAAACTCGGGCGCATGACCAGTCGCGAGGTCCTACCCCGCGACAATTGTTCCTCGAATTCCTCGATTTCGCCGGGACCTATGGCAGGGGCCCAACCGATACCCTCCGCACCCCGGTAGTCGGCGTCCATCCTGAGCTCAGACACGAACCGGCGGAAGAGCTCGGGCGATACCTCGTCCTGCGTGGTCAACAGTGCCGAGCCCGCACGAAGGTAGGACGAGCCGGTGAAAGCACGGCGTTCGATCGCGGAAGTCATTGCCTGCGCACGCCGGTTGATGTCCGCCGCGTCGCGTTCGATCTCCCCCTTTTCGATCGCAAAGACGCTCAACACGGTCATCGCCATGACCATGATGAAGATCATGACGGGTATCGCGCGCGGATACTCGACGAGCCAACGGCGTCGGTTGCCTTTGCGTTGGATGTCGTCGGTAGCCAGCGGCCTGCCCCTTATCGGTCCCTGTCGTTCGGATTATATACTATGATGTATTGGCGATTTCGTTCCACACGTGGGATTTGCGGGAACCATTTTACCCAAGGCCCGTTACGCGAACACTTGAGGGATCTTGCGACACCACCCGCCTGACCGCTTCCGTAACGGCGAGCAGGATGCGGGGTGTCCAAAACAGGGACCAAACTGGACAGACATGAGCGCCGACAGCACTAGTGCG
This genomic window contains:
- a CDS encoding CHASE domain-containing protein, whose product is MIFIMVMAMTVLSVFAIEKGEIERDAADINRRAQAMTSAIERRAFTGSSYLRAGSALLTTQDEVSPELFRRFVSELRMDADYRGAEGIGWAPAIGPGEIEEFEEQLSRGRTSRLVMRPSFDAQPRAVMVPILYLQPDTLRNRRALGFDMYSEQVRRAAMDEAVETGRPTASGPIVLVQEGKGSDAGFLIYMPVFTPAEQGRDLKGFVYSPFNARQFLESAADLVSYDGVGARMYDIGDGKRELIAELPGWRETGTTVEREVILANRKMLISVQSARDETLSSMSMITLLFGLAVASLLMLVARLLTQQALEDGRSIDWFAQQNSIRDSLTRELNHRVKNTLANVLSIVSLTRRRSKSLDEFAEGIDGRIRALSATHDLLTQSEWGTTPIKSVVGVELAPYSSDADHTITLEGPDVELAPNDALSLGLAIHELATNAAKYGALSVPGGNVSITWSSVNDTLARIEWVESNGPLVVRPMRRGFGTELIEKIVAHELRHPVELTFAESGVRCVLLTPVREPSEFALRQNRPSGRGH